The nucleotide sequence TCGGCCGGATTTTCGCGTATCCAGGCGCGGGCCCGTTCGTAGGCCTGTATCACCTTGCCGACTTCGGCGGGACGGCTGGCCAGGAAGTCCTCCCGCACGTTCAGGAAACCGTAGGTGTTGAAGGCCACGTTACGGTAGATCAGACGCGAGCCAGCTTCCAGTTCGCTGGCGGCCATGTGCGGATCGAGGCCGGCCCAGGCATCGACCTTGCCTTGCTCCAGCGCCGCGCGGCCATCGGCATGCTGCAGGCTGACGTGTTCTATATCGCTGCGTTTCAGGCCCGCAGTCTTCAATGACCGCAGCAGGAACAGATATGGGTCGGTGCCCTTGGTGGCGGCCACCTTCTTGCCCTTCAAGTCGGCGACGCTGCGGATGGGGCTATCCTTGCGCACCACCAGCGCCGTCCATTCTGGGCGCGAAAAAATGTACGGCGCGCGGATAGGGTTGCCATTGGCGCGCGCCAGCAGGGCGGCCAGGCCGGCGCTCGAGCCGATGTCGATGCTGTTGGCGTTCAGGTATTCGAGCGCGCGGTTGCTGCCCGCGCTGAGCACCCACTTGATGCTGGTGCCATCCGGCTTGAATGCTTCTTCCAGCCAGCCGAAGCGGCGCAGCACCAG is from Janthinobacterium sp. 61 and encodes:
- a CDS encoding aliphatic sulfonate ABC transporter substrate-binding protein; its protein translation is MKRRTILQLAASGTALAALPSFTRAATQAPLKELRLDYAYYSPTSLVLRRFGWLEEAFKPDGTSIKWVLSAGSNRALEYLNANSIDIGSSAGLAALLARANGNPIRAPYIFSRPEWTALVVRKDSPIRSVADLKGKKVAATKGTDPYLFLLRSLKTAGLKRSDIEHVSLQHADGRAALEQGKVDAWAGLDPHMAASELEAGSRLIYRNVAFNTYGFLNVREDFLASRPAEVGKVIQAYERARAWIRENPAEAAKILSEEAKVSLPVALLQVKLRSDFSNPQPSNEHVKALLVAAPILVDEALIKPGADLNRAIAELVDTRFAQPFIRKA